A region from the Nostoc sp. HK-01 genome encodes:
- a CDS encoding TPR repeat protein, with protein MPIKTKTRDFWPHSRKISRFLSLLLYFVVSLLCVLGLPVLPVLPHNLSSASLLTNATITNSPLEQGKILYDAGRFTEAVQVLQQAAQAYKQTGDKVKLAITLSNLSLAYQQLSEFTEAQQAISESLKLLEVRQNSQIFAQSLEIQGRLQLLMGKPEAALVSWQQTEKIYQQTHNDSGLLRSQINQAQAWRTQGFYRRAIQMLEIVNQQLQSQPDSLEKAVGLRSLGNALLISGSLPKSQEALKQSLAIAQSLESHHDMAASLFSLGNHARKQQQTPAALTYYQQAIKLSPSPLAKISAQLNYLSLLIESQQLTEAESLLPTIQSQLNQLSPSRTAIYSQINYAQSLIKLEMANRQKNSTPDSQLPNLPKIAQLLANTVKEAHSLGDRRAEANALLSLGNLYEQTKQWSEATNLTQQGLILAQATITPDIAYRLQWQLGRLLWQQKEFPGAIAAYDAAVDTIKSLRSDLATINQDIQFNFRDSVEPLYRQSVELLLQSQAGQPNAKILDQARKRIEALQLAEIDNFFQEACLEGKNVILDQVADQENPNTAIFSTAAIFYPIILPKQLQVIVKLPNQPLQLYSTNITQEEVEKAVSKLRKVLVNPTATNAVKMQSQTVYNWLLKPIESDLSAKKVDTLVFVLDGVLRNIPMASLYDGQKFLIEKYAIALSVSLQLQNPHPLVKQPLQALIAGLSQPPADFPNFAPLPAIKSEVKSISNAGVATTNLLDQQFTSKALEKEVNSFPFNVVHLATHGQFSSRAEETFILAADGPINVKQFDSLLRSRDETQAQAVELLVLSACQTAAGDKRAALGLAGTAIRAGARSTLASLWQIDDESTALFVGDFYQQLKKGNISKAQALRHAQLKILQHPNYRAPSFWSAYVLIGNWL; from the coding sequence ATGCCCATCAAAACCAAAACTAGGGATTTTTGGCCACATTCTCGCAAAATAAGCCGATTTTTAAGTTTATTGTTGTATTTTGTGGTCAGTCTGCTATGTGTGCTGGGTTTGCCTGTGTTGCCTGTTTTACCTCATAATCTCTCCTCTGCATCTTTATTGACGAATGCAACCATTACTAATTCACCTTTAGAACAAGGCAAAATTCTCTATGATGCTGGGCGTTTTACTGAAGCAGTGCAAGTATTACAACAAGCAGCACAAGCATATAAACAAACAGGAGATAAAGTTAAACTAGCTATTACCCTCAGTAATTTATCTTTGGCTTACCAACAACTAAGTGAATTCACAGAGGCACAACAAGCAATTAGTGAAAGCTTGAAGTTGCTAGAAGTCCGCCAAAATTCGCAAATATTTGCCCAATCTCTAGAAATTCAAGGCCGTCTGCAACTTTTGATGGGAAAGCCAGAAGCAGCTTTAGTTAGTTGGCAGCAAACTGAGAAAATTTATCAGCAAACCCATAATGATAGTGGCTTGCTGCGATCGCAAATCAATCAAGCACAAGCTTGGCGGACTCAAGGCTTTTACCGCCGTGCTATTCAAATGCTAGAGATAGTCAATCAACAATTGCAATCACAACCAGATTCTCTCGAAAAAGCTGTGGGGTTGCGATCGCTGGGGAATGCGTTGTTAATATCAGGAAGTTTACCAAAATCTCAAGAAGCTCTAAAACAAAGTTTAGCGATCGCCCAAAGTTTAGAATCGCATCATGATATGGCAGCTAGTTTGTTTAGTTTGGGCAATCATGCACGCAAACAACAGCAAACACCAGCAGCGCTCACATATTATCAACAAGCTATCAAACTATCTCCTTCACCTTTAGCCAAAATCTCAGCACAACTTAATTACCTGAGTCTGTTAATTGAAAGTCAACAATTAACCGAGGCCGAGTCTCTATTACCGACTATTCAATCTCAACTTAACCAACTTTCCCCCAGTCGCACTGCTATTTACTCCCAGATTAATTACGCCCAAAGCTTGATCAAACTGGAAATGGCGAATCGACAAAAAAACTCTACTCCTGACTCGCAATTGCCCAATTTGCCAAAAATTGCCCAACTTTTGGCAAATACGGTGAAAGAAGCTCACAGTTTAGGCGATCGCCGTGCCGAAGCCAATGCACTTTTGAGCTTGGGCAATTTGTACGAACAAACTAAACAGTGGTCAGAGGCTACAAATCTGACGCAGCAGGGGTTAATCTTAGCACAGGCTACTATTACACCAGATATCGCCTATCGCTTGCAGTGGCAGTTAGGTAGATTACTTTGGCAACAAAAAGAGTTTCCTGGCGCGATCGCGGCTTATGATGCCGCAGTAGACACTATCAAATCTCTACGTAGTGATTTAGCAACAATTAATCAAGATATACAATTTAATTTTCGAGATAGCGTTGAACCACTGTATCGCCAATCAGTAGAGTTACTCTTGCAATCTCAAGCAGGGCAACCAAATGCGAAAATTTTAGACCAGGCACGTAAGCGAATCGAAGCTTTGCAATTGGCAGAAATAGATAACTTTTTCCAGGAAGCCTGTTTAGAAGGTAAAAATGTCATCCTGGATCAAGTGGCGGATCAGGAAAATCCCAATACTGCTATTTTTTCTACTGCTGCTATTTTTTATCCGATCATTCTTCCTAAACAACTTCAGGTAATTGTCAAACTACCTAACCAACCTCTACAACTTTACAGCACAAATATTACCCAAGAAGAAGTAGAAAAAGCTGTTAGCAAACTCAGAAAAGTCTTGGTGAATCCGACTGCTACCAACGCCGTCAAAATGCAATCACAAACTGTTTACAACTGGCTGCTTAAACCCATTGAATCAGATTTATCAGCCAAAAAAGTCGATACTCTTGTATTTGTGCTAGATGGTGTATTGCGTAACATCCCAATGGCATCTCTCTACGATGGTCAAAAATTCTTAATTGAGAAATATGCGATCGCCTTGAGTGTTAGTTTACAACTGCAAAATCCTCATCCTTTAGTCAAACAGCCACTACAAGCCTTGATTGCTGGGTTAAGTCAGCCTCCAGCAGACTTTCCTAACTTTGCACCATTACCTGCCATTAAGTCAGAAGTTAAGTCTATTTCCAACGCTGGAGTTGCGACAACCAATCTGTTAGATCAGCAATTCACCAGCAAAGCCCTAGAAAAAGAAGTTAATTCATTTCCTTTTAATGTGGTACATTTAGCCACTCACGGCCAGTTTAGTTCCCGTGCTGAGGAAACGTTTATTCTAGCAGCCGATGGGCCTATTAATGTCAAGCAATTTGACAGCTTACTCCGCAGTCGAGATGAAACTCAAGCACAAGCAGTAGAACTTTTAGTCTTGAGTGCTTGTCAAACGGCCGCCGGAGATAAACGAGCCGCTTTAGGACTTGCAGGGACAGCCATCAGAGCAGGTGCGCGTAGTACGTTGGCTTCTCTGTGGCAAATTGATGATGAATCTACAGCTTTATTTGTTGGTGACTTCTATCAACAACTGAAAAAAGGTAACATCAGCAAAGCTCAAGCCCTCCGTCATGCTCAACTAAAAATCTTGCAACACCCCAATTACAGAGCGCCTAGTTTTTGGTCTGCTTATGTATTAATTGGTAATTGGTTGTAG
- a CDS encoding group 1 glycosyl transferase encodes MLHNRYRLSGGEDKVVQAEKSLLEANGHNVILLEENNLNIVNIWDTLAAAGGAIYSLASKHRVQAEITRCSPEIVHVHNFFPLLSPAVYDACYSAGVPVIQTLHNYRLACPKAMPFRDGKICEDCIGKLIPWSSVVHGCYRNSHLQSSVVAAMTTWHRLTGTWHQRVNGYIVLTQFQKEKMIQAGLPAEKIYIKPNFVFHPNTVEFNSRRDDYLLFVGRLSEEKGVSVLIDAYIHNNISTPLKIVGDGPIRQLLQKQVQRAGYANLIEFLGYQDKSTVMELMKKAKFLVLPSIWYEGFPLTIVEAFASSLPVLVSKLGSMAEIVEDQVSGLHFEAGNSQDLAAKIQWAINHPEFMNNCGNNARFMYESRYSSAVNYKQLMSIYRQFI; translated from the coding sequence ATGTTACACAATCGCTATCGATTAAGCGGTGGTGAAGATAAAGTAGTTCAGGCAGAAAAAAGCCTATTAGAAGCTAATGGGCATAATGTGATTTTATTGGAAGAAAATAACCTGAATATAGTTAATATTTGGGATACATTGGCAGCAGCTGGGGGAGCCATATATTCCCTTGCATCTAAACACCGAGTTCAAGCAGAGATTACGCGTTGTTCTCCTGAAATAGTTCATGTACATAATTTTTTTCCTTTACTCTCTCCTGCTGTATATGATGCTTGTTATAGTGCTGGAGTACCTGTTATTCAAACACTGCATAACTATCGCCTTGCTTGTCCTAAAGCAATGCCATTTCGAGATGGCAAGATTTGTGAAGATTGTATTGGTAAATTAATCCCTTGGTCTAGTGTGGTGCATGGCTGTTATCGCAATTCTCATCTTCAAAGTTCTGTTGTAGCAGCAATGACTACATGGCATAGATTAACAGGTACTTGGCACCAGAGAGTCAACGGTTATATTGTTTTAACTCAATTTCAAAAGGAAAAAATGATTCAAGCTGGACTACCAGCAGAAAAAATTTATATTAAACCAAATTTTGTTTTTCATCCAAATACTGTGGAGTTCAATAGTCGGCGTGATGATTACTTGCTGTTCGTTGGTAGACTATCAGAAGAAAAAGGAGTTTCTGTTCTGATAGATGCTTATATCCATAACAATATATCTACACCATTAAAAATTGTTGGAGATGGCCCAATACGTCAATTATTACAGAAACAAGTTCAACGAGCAGGTTATGCAAATTTAATTGAATTTTTAGGATATCAAGATAAATCAACAGTCATGGAACTAATGAAAAAAGCTAAATTTTTAGTTCTTCCTTCAATTTGGTATGAAGGTTTTCCATTAACAATTGTGGAAGCATTTGCTTCTAGTTTACCTGTACTAGTTTCTAAGTTAGGAAGTATGGCCGAAATTGTTGAAGATCAGGTCAGCGGATTACACTTTGAAGCTGGCAATTCACAAGATTTAGCAGCTAAAATACAATGGGCTATTAATCATCCTGAGTTTATGAATAATTGTGGTAATAATGCTCGTTTTATGTATGAATCCAGATATTCTTCAGCAGTAAATTATAAGCAATTAATGTCTATTTATAGGCAGTTCATTTAA
- a CDS encoding putative glycosyl transferase, group 1 family protein, which yields MIMKILISAYACEPGQGSEPGVGWNFIREMSKYHHLWVLTSNCHRPGIEAELARQPQPNLNFIYLDPFGLIIDWSQKGKSTQKWVYIHYYLWQMKAYFIGRSLHHQIKFDIVHHVTYVKYTSPSFLCLLPIPFIWGPVGGGEFTPKNFWQSLNFRSKIYEFIRNTACFIGECDPFVRLTAKRSILAWATTEDTAKRLQYLGAKNVQIYSQLGISQEELASFADTSPSHRSIIKFISVGRLLHWKGFHLGLLAFAKANISNSEYWVVGEGSARKHLEKITQELGIEQQVKFWGSLSRNETLSKIRDSHVLVHPSLHDSGGLVCLEAMSVGLPVICLNLGGPALQVTEETGFKIQANTPAQTVNDIAQAMISLVAEPKLRLKMGAAGKKRVRDVFSWEFKGLFVAQCYKEVYSQR from the coding sequence ATGATTATGAAAATTCTAATTTCTGCATACGCCTGTGAGCCAGGTCAAGGTTCTGAACCAGGAGTAGGTTGGAATTTTATTCGAGAAATGAGCAAATATCATCATCTCTGGGTTTTAACTTCTAACTGTCACCGCCCAGGAATTGAAGCCGAATTAGCCCGCCAGCCACAACCCAATCTCAATTTTATTTATCTAGATCCTTTTGGTTTAATTATAGATTGGAGCCAAAAAGGAAAATCCACCCAAAAGTGGGTATATATTCACTATTATTTATGGCAAATGAAGGCTTATTTTATTGGGCGATCGCTCCATCATCAAATAAAATTTGATATTGTGCATCATGTAACTTATGTCAAATATACCAGTCCAAGTTTTCTTTGTTTATTACCGATTCCTTTTATTTGGGGGCCTGTAGGTGGAGGAGAATTCACTCCCAAAAATTTTTGGCAAAGTTTAAATTTTCGCAGCAAAATATATGAGTTTATTAGAAACACAGCTTGCTTCATAGGAGAGTGTGATCCTTTTGTCCGCTTAACAGCCAAACGCAGCATTTTAGCTTGGGCGACAACAGAGGATACAGCCAAAAGGCTGCAATATTTAGGAGCAAAAAATGTTCAAATATATTCTCAACTTGGTATATCTCAGGAAGAATTAGCGAGTTTTGCAGATACCTCTCCATCTCATCGATCTATTATCAAGTTTATCAGTGTGGGTAGACTGTTGCATTGGAAAGGATTTCATTTAGGACTATTAGCATTTGCAAAAGCAAACATATCTAATTCTGAGTATTGGGTTGTTGGAGAAGGATCGGCGCGAAAACATCTGGAAAAAATCACCCAAGAACTAGGCATTGAGCAACAAGTAAAATTTTGGGGTAGTTTGTCTCGTAACGAGACTTTAAGTAAAATAAGAGACTCCCACGTACTAGTTCACCCAAGTTTACATGACTCTGGGGGATTAGTTTGTTTAGAAGCTATGTCTGTAGGTTTACCAGTGATTTGCTTAAATTTAGGAGGGCCAGCACTTCAGGTTACTGAAGAAACTGGTTTTAAAATTCAGGCAAATACACCAGCACAAACAGTCAACGACATCGCTCAAGCAATGATATCTTTGGTTGCAGAGCCAAAATTGAGATTAAAGATGGGTGCGGCTGGGAAAAAGAGAGTTAGAGATGTTTTTAGTTGGGAATTTAAAGGGTTGTTTGTGGCTCAATGTTACAAAGAAGTTTACAGTCAAAGATAG
- a CDS encoding putative glycosyl transferase, with product MQILSIHNNYQIRGGEDESREAEEKLLREMGHAVDVYQEHNDRVPSIGAVPMGLRSIWSKESYNIVKQKLQQSNCDIVHIQNFFPLISPSVHYAAKSEGVPVVQTLRNYRLLCPNGLFFRDGLVCEDCMGKFIPYPGVWHGCYRDNRPATIAVATMLTVHRAMRTWLEMVDVYISLTEFARQKFIAGGFPAEKIVVKPNFVHPDPGVGNGSGGYALFVGRLSVEKGLDTLLAAWNYLEGKVPLKIIGEGPLADQVVESVKRLPNVEWLGRKPITEVHKLMGEAMFLVFPSKWYETFGRVAVEAFAKGTPVIAANIGAIAELVDAGRTGLLFSPGNPEDLATKVQWAMTHQELLAQMRQEARNEFESKYTAQQNYYRMMEIYELAANRRLLKI from the coding sequence ATGCAGATTCTAAGTATTCATAACAACTATCAAATTCGTGGCGGCGAAGATGAATCTCGTGAGGCTGAAGAAAAACTATTACGAGAAATGGGTCATGCAGTTGATGTTTATCAAGAACATAATGACCGAGTTCCATCTATTGGCGCTGTCCCGATGGGATTGAGATCTATCTGGTCTAAAGAATCTTACAACATAGTCAAACAAAAACTTCAACAGTCAAACTGTGACATTGTTCATATTCAGAATTTTTTCCCCTTAATTTCTCCTTCGGTTCACTATGCAGCCAAGTCAGAAGGAGTACCAGTGGTGCAAACTCTGCGTAACTATCGCCTATTGTGTCCCAATGGCTTATTTTTTCGGGATGGCCTTGTCTGCGAAGATTGTATGGGGAAGTTTATTCCCTATCCTGGCGTTTGGCATGGTTGCTATCGGGACAACCGCCCAGCAACGATCGCTGTAGCAACTATGTTAACTGTTCATCGGGCTATGCGTACTTGGCTAGAAATGGTAGATGTTTACATTTCTTTAACTGAGTTTGCCCGGCAGAAATTTATTGCCGGCGGTTTCCCAGCCGAAAAAATTGTTGTCAAGCCTAACTTTGTGCATCCAGATCCGGGTGTAGGAAATGGTTCTGGTGGTTATGCGCTGTTTGTCGGCAGACTATCTGTAGAAAAAGGATTGGATACTTTACTGGCTGCTTGGAATTATTTAGAAGGGAAAGTTCCTTTGAAAATTATTGGAGAAGGGCCTCTAGCAGATCAAGTTGTGGAATCAGTCAAAAGATTACCCAATGTAGAATGGCTAGGACGTAAACCAATCACTGAAGTACATAAATTGATGGGAGAAGCGATGTTTTTAGTTTTTCCCTCTAAATGGTATGAAACTTTTGGTCGAGTAGCAGTTGAGGCATTTGCTAAGGGTACGCCAGTCATTGCTGCTAATATTGGAGCGATCGCAGAATTGGTAGATGCTGGACGTACTGGATTGCTTTTCTCACCTGGCAACCCAGAAGATTTAGCAACTAAAGTACAGTGGGCGATGACTCATCAAGAACTACTAGCTCAAATGCGCCAAGAAGCTAGAAATGAATTTGAATCTAAGTACACAGCACAACAAAACTATTATCGGATGATGGAAATTTATGAGTTAGCTGCTAATCGTCGGCTGTTAAAAATTTGA
- a CDS encoding putative glycosyl transferase — MKVLVSAYACRPHMGSDPGIGWNAINEIAKKHQVWVLTRKDNSPFIEAEIKEKSISELEFIYFDLPGADRWKKGSGLIIYLHYYLWQIQAYFVARKLHHNIGFDIVHHVSYVTYNYPSFLSLLPIPFIWGPVGGGESAPNTFWQNFHWRGKIYELLRNLMRWTRENDPFVRLTAKRSILAWGMTQDTAVKLKKLGADNVKVFSPIGLPQQEIDMLAQSLVPKTSPVIFISIGRLLHWKGFYLGLKAFAQANLTDSEYWIIGDGPELKYLQALAEKLGITQQVKFWGKLPREKIFKLLGESHVLVHPSLHESGGFVCMEAMAAGRPVICLDLGGPALQVTEDTGFKVSAHTPEQTVRDLATAMTCLAQDAELRLRMGNLARILARENFSWEAKGHTLAQTYAEILSSPESLTSSSAI; from the coding sequence ATGAAAGTTCTTGTGTCTGCCTACGCATGTAGACCACACATGGGTTCCGATCCTGGTATCGGCTGGAATGCGATTAACGAAATTGCAAAAAAACATCAAGTCTGGGTTTTAACCCGTAAAGATAACTCTCCGTTCATTGAAGCTGAAATTAAGGAGAAATCAATATCTGAATTAGAATTTATATATTTTGATTTACCTGGTGCAGATCGCTGGAAAAAAGGTTCTGGACTAATCATATATTTGCATTACTATCTGTGGCAAATACAAGCATATTTTGTGGCAAGAAAGCTACATCATAATATTGGTTTTGATATAGTTCACCATGTATCTTATGTGACGTATAACTATCCAAGTTTTTTATCTTTGTTACCAATTCCTTTCATCTGGGGGCCAGTTGGCGGTGGAGAATCTGCACCGAATACTTTTTGGCAAAATTTCCATTGGCGGGGCAAAATTTACGAACTATTAAGAAACTTGATGCGTTGGACTAGAGAAAATGATCCCTTTGTGCGTCTTACAGCCAAGAGAAGCATTCTAGCCTGGGGTATGACTCAGGATACAGCAGTCAAATTAAAAAAGTTAGGCGCTGACAATGTGAAAGTTTTTTCTCCTATAGGTTTACCCCAGCAGGAGATAGATATGCTTGCTCAATCTTTAGTACCCAAAACTTCCCCAGTGATATTCATCAGTATTGGTAGGTTGTTACACTGGAAAGGCTTCTATTTAGGTTTGAAAGCTTTTGCCCAAGCAAATCTCACAGATTCTGAATATTGGATTATTGGAGATGGGCCAGAACTGAAATATCTGCAAGCTCTGGCGGAAAAATTGGGTATTACGCAGCAAGTTAAGTTTTGGGGTAAGCTGCCAAGAGAGAAAATTTTTAAATTATTAGGAGAATCTCATGTGCTAGTTCATCCGAGTTTACATGAGTCAGGTGGATTTGTCTGTATGGAAGCAATGGCAGCAGGTAGACCAGTCATTTGCCTTGATTTAGGGGGGCCGGCTTTGCAGGTGACGGAAGATACAGGTTTTAAGGTTTCTGCTCATACTCCGGAACAAACTGTGCGTGACTTAGCAACAGCAATGACTTGTTTGGCTCAGGATGCCGAATTACGTTTGCGTATGGGAAACTTAGCTCGCATCCTGGCAAGGGAAAACTTTTCTTGGGAGGCAAAAGGTCATACTTTAGCTCAAACTTACGCAGAAATTTTGAGTTCTCCAGAAAGTTTGACATCTTCAAGTGCGATTTAG